The proteins below come from a single Alnus glutinosa chromosome 9, dhAlnGlut1.1, whole genome shotgun sequence genomic window:
- the LOC133877260 gene encoding ubiquitin-conjugating enzyme E2 7 isoform X2: MASQASLLLQKQLKDLCKNPVDGFSAGLVDETNIFEWSVTIIGPPDTLYEGGFFNAIMSFPPNYPNSPPTVKFTSEIWHPNVYPDGRVCISILHPPGDDPNGYELASERWTPVHTVESIVLSIISMLSGPNDESPANVEAAVVEVINSKGLAQVVRAFVFVVVL; the protein is encoded by the exons ATGGCTTCCCAGGCGAGTCTCCTCCTTCAAAAGCAGCTCAAAG ATCTTTGCAAGAACCCGGTGGACGGGTTCTCGGCGGGTCTTGTGGATGAGACCAATATCTTCGAATGGAGCGTAACGATTATTGGACCGCCAGATACTCTTTA TGAGGGTGGTTTTTTCAATGCCATTATGAGCTTTCCACCCAACTACCCAAACAGCCCTCCAACAGTGAAGTTTACTTCGGAGATATGGCATCCTAACG TTTATCCCGATGGTCGTGTTTGTATATCAATTCTTCATCCTCCTGGTGACGACCCAAATGGTTATGAGCTTGCAAGTGAGCGCTGGACACCGGTCCATACG GTTGAAAGTATAGTTTTGAGTATAATATCAATGCTTTCCGGTCCCAATGACGAATCCCCTGCAAACGTTGAAGCTGCA GTGGTAGAAGTCATCAACTCCAAGGgattggctcaagtggtaagggcatttgtctttgtggtagtcctaTGA